From a single Arachis hypogaea cultivar Tifrunner chromosome 3, arahy.Tifrunner.gnm2.J5K5, whole genome shotgun sequence genomic region:
- the LOC140183823 gene encoding uncharacterized protein, producing MQHFTFLCSSGIQRKGRAMKAIAEMNRMRLRGKIFIVGEVRYRRMNEMKNTKGHQEANDVQNTVKIQPQHEECQRVAGINVKKLKKKKTTGGPHGNGWTKKLEVPVVKVNLDWLQRSLIGRTTKAIDYNSLKTMISKYLPQVVEVQELGAYKALLTFESILSAEEAYTFELNNLLKVFHSVWRWDEEERSETRRVWLECFGIPLHTWSTETLKMIGRQWGEIVGCDKAMESCLSLSVAQVQIDTCIMDRINEWIHITIGTSGFDILVKEVGHESFGLECKVEEIGKPYSLETCEILGANSSIVPFVSRDPMAELVMAVPREEEGEKDILVITENILNEWSYGKSIQIQIPRVTDGTDVEGIVDLKRYCDLVNDTESEKMFS from the coding sequence atgcaaCACTTTACATTTTTGTGTTCATCTGGTATACAACGAAAGGGGAGAGCTATGAAGGCTATTGCAGAAATGAATAGGATGAGGTTACGAGGCAAGATTTTCATAGTAGGAGAAGTTAGGTATCGACGTATGAATGAAATGAAGAATACGAAGGGACATCAAGAGGCAAATGACGTGCAGAATACTGTCAAGATTCAACCTCAACATGAAGAATGCCAAAGGGTTGCAGGGATCAATGTAAaaaagctgaagaagaagaaaacaacagGTGGCCCGCACGGCAATGGGTGGACGAAGAAGTTGGAAGTGCCTGTGGTAAAAGTGAATCTGGATTGGCTACAGAGGAGCTTAATAGGCAGAACGACAAAGGCTATTGACTATAACTCTTTGAAGACCATGATCAGTAAGTATTTACCTCAAGTGGTGGAAGTCCAAGAACTAGGAGCGTACAAAGCACTCCTGACATTTGAAAGTATACTCAGTGCTGAAGAAGCCTACACGTTCGAATTGAACAACCTCCTGAAGGTTTTTCATAGTGTATGGAGATGGGATGAGGAGGAGCGTAGTGAAACTCGAAGGGTATGGCTAGAGTGCTTTGGCATTCCCTTACATACATGGTCAACAGAGACATTGAAGATGATAGGAAGGCAATGGGGAGAAATTGTTGGATGTGACAAAGCCATGGAATCATGCCTCTCTTTGAGTGTGGCACAGGTGCAAATTGACACTTGTATTATGGACAGAATCAACGAGTGGATTCACATCACAATTGGTACTAGTGGATTTGATATCCTAGTTAAAGAGGTTGGACACGAGAGTTTTGGATTGGAGTGTAAGGTTGAGGAGATAGGTAAACCTTATTCCTTAGAAACATGTGAGATCTTAGGTGCTAACAGTTCGATAGTGCCATTTGTCAGCAGAGATCCGATGGCTGAGTTGGTGATGGCGGTGCCAAGGGAGGAAGAAGGTGAAAAGGATATATTGGTAATTACTGAAAACATATTGAATGAATGGAGTTATGGCaaatcaattcaaattcaaattccaagGGTTACGGATGGCACTGATGTAGAAGGAATTGTTGATTTGAAGAGATATTGTGATTTGGTTAATGATACAGAATCAGAAAAAATGTTCAGTTGA